The sequence below is a genomic window from bacterium 336/3.
GAGTATTTGGATAAGTAATAATTTCTTTTCTTTTGGCAGAAAATGGTTGCCAATACTCTGAAAAATAGTTCCATTCATCCTCAGATATGGCATAAACGTTTTGAATAGTCTTTTTGAGAAGTTCTTTCATTTCTTTATTATTACAACAAATAACTTGATTTCAAGATGGAAATTAAGAAAGCCAAACTGATTATCAAAATCATGTAGAGGTGATAAATTACAAACTTTTGATATACTTTTATTTAGATAAAAAATATTAGTTTTTAGGGTTTTCTTTGTAATATTGCATCTAAATAATATGATACAATTAAAGATTTACATCATTTTATAAATTATTTAAAATCAGTGTCAGGTAAAAAAGTAATTATTAGCGGAGGAGGCACTGGAGGGCATATTTACCCTGCCATAGCCATAGCCAACGCATTAAAAAAGGCTCATCCAGATGTGGAAATCCTTTTTGTAGGAGCAAAAAATAGAATGGAAATGCAAAAAGTGCCTCTTGCAGGTTATAAAATAGTAGGTTTAGATATAGCAGGCATTCAGAGAAGTCTATCTATGCAAAATTTACGTTTTCCATTTAGGCTTTTCAAAAGTTTACAGGAAGCGAGAAATGTGGTGAAAGATTTTGCACCCAATGTCTGTATAGGAGTCGGGGGATATGCAAGCGGACCTACTTTGTTTGTAGCAGGGCGTATGGGTATTCCTACACTTATTCAAGAGCAAAATAGTTATGCAGGTATTACCAATAAATTATTAGCCCGTAAATCAAAAAAAATATGTGTAGCATATCCTCAAATGGATAAGTTTTTTTCACAAGATAAAATTGTATTTACAGGAAATCCAGTAAGGAGTGATATTTTAGATATTTCTCAGAAAAGACTTTCTGCATTGCATCACTTTGGTTTGAAAGAAAATAAAAAAACATTGCTGGTGATAGGAGGAAGTTTGGGAGCAAGAACCATCAATGAAAGTATCAAGAAATGGATGGACAGAATATTAGACAATGACATTCAGCTCATTTGGCAAACAGGGAAAACCTTCTACGAAACAGCTCAGAAATTAGTGATAGACAAACGTTCAGAACAAATTAAAGTATTTGATTTTATCAACACAATGGATTTGGCGTATGCAGCCAGCGATGTAGTGATTTCTAGGGCTGGAGCTCTATCAATTTCAGAGCTTTGTTTGGTACAGAAACCTTGTATTTTAGTGCCTTCACCCAATGTTGCTGAAGACCATCAAACCAAAAATGCTCAGGTTTTGGCACAAAACAATGCAGCTTTAATGGTCGCTGATAGAGATGCTGATGCTTTTTTGGTAGGTGATGCTATTGATTTACTTAATGATGAAGCTTTGCAGAATACGCTTAAAAATAATATTAAAAAATTTGCAAAGCCCAATGCAGCAGATGAAATTGTGCAAGAAATAATGAAAATTTGGTAACAGACAATATAATTTTATAAAATATTTAGCATTGATGTTGAAATTAGAAACGAATATTATTAGCAGTAAAGGCTTACAAGCTCCTACCAATCAGGATTATATTACTGAAATCCAAACATCTCAGGGGCATTTATGGATTGTGGCTGATGGAGAAGGAGATAGGGGAATAAAGGCTTCAAGAGTGATGACAGATAGTTTAAGACAATACGTTGAAGACCATTTGGCTAATAATGCTATTGAGCTTCTTAGAAAAGCACTTATTTATACCAACGAGATTCTACACAAACAAATGTTGCCAGTGGAGGGAGTAGTAGCTATCCAAGAAGATAAACAAATCCATTTAGCTGTTTTTGGGAAAAGTAAAGCATTGAAAGGGCATAACAAGCAATTAGAAGATATAAACAGTAGTAATGGCGTTTTGGGGCAACAAGCTGTTTTACAGCCTCAAATTGTTTCTATTTCTTTGGAACATGGTTCTCAGGCAATTTTGATGACCAAAGGAGCATTTTTACAGCTCAATTATGAGCAAATTGCTCAAACACTTTTTTCAAGCAAAACACTCGAAACCAAAAACCAAGAGCTTATCGAGAAAACATTGCAGGCAGGTGGGCAATACAATGCCTCTATTGCTTTGATAGAATATCCTAACATCAATATTTCTGAAAACGTAGGCAAGGCATGGAAGACCATCAGACCTTTTGCTATTCCGGGGACTATCATTGCGATTTTAGCAATTTTCTTTATTACGGCTCATTATACTCGTAAAGATGAAAAACAAGAGGAAGAAGACGAGCAGGCAAAAGCACTTAGAGAAAGACAATTGGTAGAACGTAGAAAAGATAGCTTGGCTAAATTGGATGCTAAAAAAGATACAGTCATTGCTCATAAACTCGAAAAAGGTGAAACAGTAGGGATTGTAGCCCGAAAATATAATTCTACCAACGAAAATTTAATGGAGTTAAATATTTTGGATGATAAAGCAAATGTGGCAAGAGGACAAATTTTGAAGGTAAACGTAAAAATGATTTATGTAGTAGATAAAGACCAAACCTTACAACAGATTTATGATGATAGATTTAAGCGTTGGGATAAATTAGGTGTGACTGTAGAAAGTATAGTGAAAGCTAATAAACCTGCCAATTTATCAGGAAAACTCAAAAAAGGAACAAAAATTATTATTCCTGCTCTGAAAAAAGATAAATAAAAAAAGGGTCTCAATGTTGAGACCCTTTTTTTATTATATAGTTTTTTATTTCTTTTCAGGCATTAAAATACCTATTACTTTATCTTTAGTAAAATATTTTTTTGCTACATCCTGAATATCTTTTGCTGTTAAAGCATTGATAGCAGCTTCTTCATTGAGAAGGCCTTCATGATTAGAGCCATTCTTATAGGATTTGGTTAAATTGTCAAGCCAATACTTATTTTCCTTCATATTCTTTTTGTAATCTAGAAGCATCATTTCTTTGAATTTTGCTACATCTTTAGCTTCAGGACCATTGTCAGCTATTTTCTTTATTTCTGCCAATGCTGATTCTAAAAGTTTTTCTGCATTATCTGGACCACAAGGGAAAGAAACATTTATAGAATAATTTCCATAAGGAACTTTATTAAGTGTTGAAGTTGCTCTAACTGTATAAACACCACTTTCTGTTTCTCTTAATCTCTCTGTCAATTTGATTTGCAAAATTTCACTAGTGGCTTTTAAAGGTAAGATATCTTTTTCATTATATGCAATATCTCCATACATACTAATTTGAACAGAACTTTTTGGATCAGATCCTTTATAGAAAATCTTCTTATGAGAACCTTTTGTAGGGCGGAAACCTACGTCTTTGGCTGTTTCTTTAGGAGCATTGTTTGTTGGTAGACTTGCAATGTATTTGGATACTAAAGCTTCAAAGTTTGTTTCATCAATGTTTCCCACAAAGTAAAACTCAAAATCTGCTGCATTGGCAAAACGTTCATTCCTTTTTTGATAAGCAACTTTGTAATCAGTGAAAGCCCATTCTTTATCAGTTGCAAAGAATGTACCATAAAACCTAGAATTGCCTTCATTCTGGAATTTTGAAAACTCAATATTAAAATAATTAGAAGGGTTTGAAGCTATATTATTAACCATTGAATTTTGCTTTTGCTTGAAAGATTCAAAAGCTTTCTCGTCATAATTTAAATCAGTAAACTGGCAATAAATAAGTTGCATTAGGGTTTCCAAATCTTTAGGAGTTGATTCA
It includes:
- a CDS encoding UDP-diphospho-muramoylpentapeptide beta-N-acetylglucosaminyltransferase, encoding MSGKKVIISGGGTGGHIYPAIAIANALKKAHPDVEILFVGAKNRMEMQKVPLAGYKIVGLDIAGIQRSLSMQNLRFPFRLFKSLQEARNVVKDFAPNVCIGVGGYASGPTLFVAGRMGIPTLIQEQNSYAGITNKLLARKSKKICVAYPQMDKFFSQDKIVFTGNPVRSDILDISQKRLSALHHFGLKENKKTLLVIGGSLGARTINESIKKWMDRILDNDIQLIWQTGKTFYETAQKLVIDKRSEQIKVFDFINTMDLAYAASDVVISRAGALSISELCLVQKPCILVPSPNVAEDHQTKNAQVLAQNNAALMVADRDADAFLVGDAIDLLNDEALQNTLKNNIKKFAKPNAADEIVQEIMKIW